A stretch of the Azorhizobium caulinodans ORS 571 genome encodes the following:
- a CDS encoding PRC-barrel domain-containing protein, whose translation MEPHDETKALISASTLKGTDVFDTEGNHVGSLQDVMIDKRTGVLASAVITFGGVLGIGGEDRPVPWNALRYDARQGGFVIGIPIPTAEETPAPAVSVAF comes from the coding sequence ATGGAACCCCACGACGAAACCAAGGCGCTGATCTCGGCCAGCACCCTCAAGGGCACCGATGTCTTCGACACCGAAGGCAACCATGTGGGCAGCCTGCAGGATGTGATGATCGACAAGCGCACGGGCGTGCTCGCGAGCGCCGTCATCACCTTCGGCGGCGTGCTCGGCATCGGCGGCGAGGATCGCCCCGTGCCCTGGAATGCCCTGCGTTACGACGCCCGACAGGGCGGCTTCGTCATCGGCATTCCCATCCCGACCGCCGAGGAAACACCTGCTCCCGCCGTTTCCGTCGCCTTCTGA
- a CDS encoding acetyl/propionyl/methylcrotonyl-CoA carboxylase subunit alpha, producing MSLRKLLIANRGEIAVRIMRTARAMGIATVAVYSEADAHALHVETADEAWPIGPAPARESYLKIDAIIAAAKASGADAIHPGYGFLSENAAFGEACAEASITFVGPPASAIRAMGSKSAAKALMEKAGVPLVPGYHGEDQDPALLAAEAARIGYPVLIKASAGGGGKGMKVVASAGEFADALASAQREARNAFGDDRVLIEKYLTRPRHIEVQVFADSHGNAVYLNERDCSIQRRHQKVVEEAPAPGLSPERRAAMGQAAVDAARAVGYVGAGTVEFIAEGEDFFFMEMNTRLQVEHPVTEAITGQDLVEWQLRVARGERLPLTQADVPLEGAAIEVRLYAEDPQKDFLPQVGRLDHLRLPDDLPGVRVDTGVRAGDSVSIHYDPMIAKIIARGADRAEAVGRLAAALAATEVVGLPTNRAFLAAIANHPAFTAADLDTGFIGRFGADLLPAPEPLDDRTLALAALSILLEEARVSATATDPADPFSPWGLAPGWRLNRAAHVDLTFSDGGARLVVRAHYRARGFALDLPGGTLEVEGRLEADGTMEARLAGVKLRARVVRSGMKLTVFAGGTERLIEFVDPRRASIDATGTAGRLVAPMPGTVIRVAVEPGQSVQKGAALVVVEAMKMEHTVTAPRDGTVARVLFAAGDLVDEGAELLVLEEAG from the coding sequence ATGAGCCTGCGCAAGCTTCTCATCGCCAACCGGGGCGAAATCGCCGTCCGCATCATGCGCACCGCGCGGGCCATGGGCATCGCCACCGTGGCCGTCTATTCGGAAGCGGACGCCCACGCGCTCCATGTGGAGACGGCCGATGAGGCCTGGCCCATCGGCCCCGCCCCAGCCCGCGAGAGCTATCTGAAGATCGACGCCATCATCGCCGCCGCAAAGGCGAGCGGCGCGGATGCCATTCACCCCGGCTACGGCTTCCTCTCCGAGAATGCCGCCTTTGGGGAGGCGTGCGCTGAGGCCAGCATCACCTTCGTCGGCCCGCCCGCATCCGCCATCCGCGCCATGGGCTCCAAAAGCGCGGCCAAGGCGCTGATGGAGAAGGCGGGCGTGCCCCTCGTGCCCGGCTATCACGGCGAGGATCAGGACCCCGCCCTGCTGGCCGCCGAGGCGGCGCGCATCGGCTATCCCGTGCTCATCAAGGCCTCCGCCGGCGGCGGCGGCAAGGGCATGAAGGTGGTGGCCTCGGCGGGGGAATTCGCCGACGCTCTTGCCTCCGCCCAGCGCGAGGCCCGCAACGCCTTCGGCGACGACCGGGTGCTGATCGAGAAATATCTCACCCGCCCCCGCCACATCGAGGTGCAGGTGTTTGCCGACAGCCATGGCAACGCCGTCTATCTCAACGAGCGCGACTGCTCCATCCAGCGCCGGCATCAGAAGGTGGTGGAGGAAGCCCCCGCCCCCGGACTCTCGCCCGAACGGCGCGCCGCCATGGGCCAGGCGGCGGTGGATGCGGCGCGGGCCGTCGGCTACGTGGGCGCGGGCACGGTGGAGTTCATTGCCGAGGGCGAGGACTTCTTCTTCATGGAGATGAACACCCGCCTGCAGGTGGAGCACCCCGTCACCGAGGCCATCACCGGACAGGATCTCGTGGAATGGCAGTTGCGTGTGGCGCGCGGCGAAAGGCTGCCGCTCACGCAGGCGGATGTCCCGCTGGAAGGCGCCGCCATCGAGGTGCGGCTTTATGCGGAAGACCCGCAGAAGGATTTCCTGCCGCAGGTGGGCCGGCTCGATCATCTGCGCCTGCCCGATGATCTGCCCGGCGTGCGCGTCGACACCGGCGTGCGGGCGGGGGATAGCGTCTCCATCCATTACGATCCGATGATCGCCAAGATCATCGCCCGCGGCGCCGACCGGGCGGAGGCGGTGGGACGGCTGGCCGCCGCGCTGGCCGCGACCGAAGTGGTGGGCCTGCCCACCAACCGCGCCTTCCTCGCCGCCATCGCCAATCATCCCGCCTTCACGGCGGCGGATCTCGATACGGGCTTCATCGGCCGCTTCGGGGCTGACCTCCTGCCCGCGCCCGAGCCGTTGGACGACCGCACGCTGGCGCTCGCCGCCCTCTCCATCCTGCTGGAGGAGGCGCGCGTCTCTGCCACGGCCACCGATCCGGCCGATCCCTTCTCACCCTGGGGCCTCGCCCCCGGCTGGCGGCTCAACCGCGCCGCCCATGTGGACCTCACCTTCTCGGACGGGGGCGCCCGCCTCGTGGTGCGGGCGCATTATCGCGCGCGGGGCTTTGCCCTCGATCTGCCCGGCGGCACGCTGGAGGTGGAAGGCCGGCTTGAGGCCGACGGCACCATGGAAGCGCGCCTCGCGGGCGTGAAGCTTCGGGCGCGCGTGGTGCGCTCCGGCATGAAGCTGACGGTCTTCGCCGGCGGAACCGAGCGCCTGATCGAGTTCGTGGACCCGCGCCGCGCCTCCATCGACGCCACCGGCACCGCCGGCCGCCTCGTCGCGCCCATGCCGGGCACGGTCATCCGCGTGGCCGTGGAGCCCGGCCAGAGCGTTCAGAAGGGCGCCGCTCTGGTGGTGGTGGAGGCCATGAAGATGGAACACACCGTCACCGCCCCCCGTGACGGCACCGTCGCCCGCGTCCTGTTCGCCGCCGGCGATCTGGTGGACGAAGGCGCGGAACTGCTGGTGCTGGAAGAGGCGGGGTGA
- a CDS encoding LysR substrate-binding domain-containing protein translates to MLDLDLLHAFVSVVDAGGFTRAGERVHRTQSTVSQQIRRLEQAAGKPLFDRSGRQVRLTEDGERLLGYARRILALSAEAKAALASAPPAMVLRLGMPDDIAVAALTRMVAAFAAAHPQVRLAVRCGLSVDLDASLAQGDLDVALMKREPGRGGARNTWPEQLVWAVRADAPLPVLDPVPLAAFPQGCLYRNRAIGALERAGRAWRIAYDCPNLVGILAAVESGLAVSVLERRALTPALRPLPEGLLPPLGPSELALCVREGAPPLADALAAVVADFCADPAALRTAA, encoded by the coding sequence ATGCTGGACCTCGACCTGCTGCATGCCTTCGTGAGCGTCGTGGATGCTGGCGGATTTACCCGCGCTGGCGAGCGGGTCCACCGCACGCAATCCACCGTCAGCCAGCAGATCCGGCGGCTGGAGCAGGCGGCCGGCAAGCCCCTGTTCGACCGCAGCGGTCGGCAGGTGCGCCTCACCGAGGATGGCGAGCGGCTGCTCGGCTATGCACGCCGCATCCTCGCCCTCTCCGCGGAGGCGAAGGCGGCGCTCGCGTCGGCGCCGCCTGCGATGGTGCTGCGACTGGGCATGCCGGACGACATTGCGGTTGCCGCCCTCACGCGCATGGTGGCGGCCTTCGCAGCGGCCCATCCGCAGGTGCGGCTCGCGGTGCGCTGCGGGCTCAGCGTCGATCTCGACGCGAGCCTCGCCCAGGGCGATCTCGACGTGGCGCTGATGAAGCGCGAGCCGGGCCGTGGCGGTGCGCGCAACACCTGGCCCGAGCAATTGGTCTGGGCCGTGCGCGCCGATGCGCCGCTCCCCGTGCTGGACCCGGTGCCGCTCGCCGCCTTTCCGCAGGGCTGCCTCTATCGCAACCGTGCCATCGGCGCGCTGGAGCGGGCTGGGCGCGCTTGGCGCATCGCCTATGACTGCCCGAACCTCGTGGGCATCCTTGCGGCGGTGGAGAGCGGCCTTGCGGTCTCGGTGCTGGAGCGGCGGGCCCTCACGCCGGCGCTTCGGCCCCTGCCCGAGGGCCTTTTGCCGCCGCTTGGGCCGTCGGAACTCGCCTTGTGCGTGCGGGAGGGCGCTCCACCGCTGGCGGACGCCCTCGCCGCCGTGGTGGCGGACTTCTGCGCCGACCCGGCCGCCCTGCGCACGGCAGCCTGA
- a CDS encoding helix-turn-helix domain-containing protein, protein MTPFGRRMRELRAARGATLTEMATAIGVSPTYLSALETGKRGKPTWALVQRIIAYFNVIWDEAEDLQRLAEVSHPRVTVDTAGLSPEATELANLLAVEIAHLPPEAVAELLGRLKILRKRA, encoded by the coding sequence ATGACGCCTTTCGGACGCCGGATGCGGGAGCTGCGCGCCGCCCGCGGGGCGACCCTCACCGAGATGGCCACCGCCATCGGGGTTTCGCCCACCTATCTCTCGGCGCTGGAAACCGGCAAGCGCGGCAAGCCGACCTGGGCCCTCGTCCAGCGCATCATCGCCTATTTCAACGTGATCTGGGACGAGGCGGAGGACCTGCAGCGCCTCGCGGAAGTCTCCCATCCCCGCGTGACCGTGGACACGGCCGGCCTCTCCCCCGAGGCGACGGAACTCGCCAACCTGCTGGCGGTGGAGATCGCCCACCTGCCGCCCGAAGCGGTGGCCGAACTGCTGGGCCGGCTCAAGATCCTGCGCAAGCGCGCGTGA
- the glk gene encoding glucokinase yields the protein MVSTALLADIGGTSARIARVDAGGQPYDIRVLAGEDFPNLEALFGHYFEQTGGTRPDVGVFAVAGPVDGDDVRLTNRDWRFQRPALAAALGLGQLAVFNDFVALAEGVPTLGRADLVQVGTGKAVERAPILVCGPGTGLGTALLLPQEAGYRVLPSEGGHARFGAVMADEARILAHLVRDLGSVSVEAVLSGSGLVRLHAVLSGEQCSSQHIIRSALTGSAAELESCNVFLRILGRILGDYALLFDARGGVFIPGGVAAALAPLFAGSPFRAAFEDHPPYTARLATVPTHVVVHPTPGLAGAAAIAQRLLAAT from the coding sequence ATGGTATCGACCGCATTGCTTGCAGACATCGGGGGCACCTCGGCCCGCATCGCGCGCGTCGATGCCGGCGGCCAGCCGTATGACATCCGCGTGCTCGCCGGGGAGGACTTTCCCAATCTGGAAGCCCTGTTCGGGCATTATTTCGAACAGACCGGCGGCACCCGTCCCGATGTCGGCGTCTTCGCCGTGGCCGGACCGGTGGATGGCGATGACGTGCGCCTGACCAACCGCGACTGGCGCTTCCAGCGGCCGGCGCTTGCTGCGGCACTGGGTCTCGGCCAGCTCGCCGTGTTCAACGATTTCGTCGCGCTGGCGGAGGGTGTGCCGACCCTGGGCCGCGCCGACCTTGTGCAGGTGGGCACCGGCAAGGCCGTGGAGCGCGCGCCCATTCTGGTGTGCGGCCCCGGCACGGGCCTCGGCACCGCCCTGCTGCTGCCGCAGGAGGCCGGCTACCGCGTGCTGCCCAGCGAGGGCGGCCATGCCCGCTTCGGCGCGGTGATGGCGGATGAGGCGCGCATCCTCGCCCATCTGGTGCGCGATCTCGGCTCGGTGAGCGTGGAGGCGGTGCTGTCCGGCTCCGGCCTCGTGCGGCTGCACGCGGTGCTTTCCGGCGAGCAGTGCTCCTCGCAGCACATCATCCGGTCCGCGCTGACCGGCAGCGCCGCCGAGCTTGAGAGCTGCAACGTCTTCCTGCGCATCCTCGGCCGCATCCTCGGGGATTATGCGCTGCTGTTCGATGCGCGCGGCGGCGTCTTCATTCCCGGCGGCGTCGCCGCAGCTCTGGCACCGCTGTTCGCGGGCTCGCCCTTCCGGGCGGCCTTCGAGGACCATCCGCCCTATACGGCCCGCCTCGCCACGGTGCCGACCCATGTGGTGGTGCATCCGACCCCCGGCCTTGCCGGGGCGGCGGCCATCGCCCAGCGCCTGCTCGCGGCCACCTAG
- a CDS encoding DMT family transporter, with protein MPTARLTPSRAATSPLGATPLLIALFCVLWSSAFAAGKIALAECPPLLLLSIRFLIAGAIILGLCAALGGFRRLDAREWAALILAGALNNALYLGLSFTGMTTVSSGFTAVIISANPLLTALVAGPVLGERLTLRKLAGLLLGMAGVAIVLRSRLGSGHESLVGTLFVVGGLFALTAGTLVYKRLRTSAGLWQASGIQCLAGGVVLFPVALATEPLSAIHVTGPFLWAFAYLVVAVSIGGYSLWYFILNRSSATEATALHFLMPPLGLFFGWVVLGEHVPPLDFLGVVPIAAGIWLVTR; from the coding sequence ATGCCCACGGCCAGACTGACGCCAAGCCGCGCCGCCACATCCCCGCTCGGCGCGACGCCGCTGCTGATCGCGCTGTTCTGCGTGCTGTGGAGTTCGGCCTTCGCCGCCGGAAAGATCGCGCTCGCCGAATGTCCGCCGCTGCTGCTGCTCAGCATCCGCTTCCTGATCGCTGGGGCCATCATCCTCGGCCTGTGCGCGGCGCTGGGCGGCTTCCGGCGGCTCGACGCGCGGGAATGGGCGGCGCTCATCCTCGCGGGCGCGCTGAACAATGCGCTCTATCTCGGCCTCAGCTTCACCGGCATGACCACGGTCTCGTCCGGCTTCACGGCGGTCATCATCTCCGCCAACCCGCTGCTGACCGCGCTGGTCGCTGGGCCGGTGCTGGGCGAGCGGCTCACCCTTCGCAAGCTCGCGGGGCTGCTGCTCGGGATGGCGGGCGTTGCCATCGTGCTGCGCTCGCGGCTCGGCAGCGGGCATGAGAGCCTCGTCGGCACGCTGTTCGTGGTCGGGGGCCTCTTCGCCCTCACCGCCGGCACGCTCGTCTACAAAAGGCTGCGCACCTCGGCGGGGCTCTGGCAGGCGAGCGGCATCCAGTGCCTCGCCGGCGGGGTGGTGCTGTTCCCCGTGGCCCTCGCCACCGAGCCGCTATCCGCCATCCACGTCACCGGCCCGTTCCTCTGGGCCTTCGCCTATCTGGTGGTGGCGGTGTCCATCGGCGGCTACAGCCTCTGGTACTTCATCCTCAACCGCTCCAGCGCCACCGAAGCGACGGCGCTGCACTTCCTCATGCCGCCGCTCGGCCTGTTCTTCGGCTGGGTGGTGCTGGGCGAACACGTGCCGCCGCTGGACTTCCTCGGCGTCGTGCCGATCGCCGCCGGCATCTGGCTCGTGACGCGATAA
- a CDS encoding DMT family transporter has protein sequence MSAATKPASRRLFGILLMCLAVSTFAISDAMAKWLGAHINVFMVVWARYVVHFVIALVVFNPWTVPGLLSTRRPVLQVTRSALLFGCTILNFTALQFLQLDQTVSIMFSAPFFVALFAGPMLGEWVGARHWAAISAGFAGILLVAQPGAGGIHPAALLSLFSAGCYALYAILTRMLADTDKTPTTLFYTSLVGSVVASLPLPFAWETPQEPAVLVVLLLIGLVAGGGHMLLIIAHRHAPAAVLAPFLYVQIIGMIILGWALFHQVPSLWTLAGAAIVIASGVYLLLNERRERARETLEATLGD, from the coding sequence ATGTCAGCCGCCACCAAGCCCGCCAGTCGCCGCCTGTTCGGCATCCTGCTCATGTGCCTTGCGGTCTCCACCTTCGCCATCTCGGACGCCATGGCGAAATGGCTCGGTGCCCACATCAATGTCTTCATGGTGGTGTGGGCGCGCTACGTGGTGCACTTCGTCATCGCGCTGGTGGTCTTCAATCCCTGGACGGTGCCCGGCCTGCTCTCCACCCGGCGACCCGTGCTTCAGGTGACCCGCTCGGCCCTGCTGTTCGGCTGCACGATCCTCAACTTCACGGCGCTTCAGTTCCTGCAACTGGACCAGACCGTCTCCATCATGTTCTCGGCGCCCTTCTTCGTCGCCCTGTTCGCCGGGCCGATGCTGGGGGAGTGGGTGGGCGCGCGGCACTGGGCGGCCATTTCGGCGGGATTTGCCGGCATTCTCCTCGTGGCCCAGCCGGGGGCGGGCGGCATCCATCCCGCCGCCCTGCTCTCGCTCTTCTCCGCTGGCTGCTATGCGCTCTACGCGATCCTGACCCGCATGCTTGCGGACACGGACAAGACGCCGACCACCCTGTTCTACACGTCGCTGGTCGGCTCGGTGGTCGCTTCGCTGCCGCTGCCCTTCGCGTGGGAGACGCCGCAGGAGCCGGCCGTTCTGGTGGTGCTGCTGCTGATCGGCCTCGTGGCGGGCGGCGGCCACATGCTGCTCATCATCGCCCACCGCCATGCGCCCGCGGCGGTGCTGGCGCCTTTCCTCTATGTGCAGATCATCGGCATGATCATCCTCGGCTGGGCGCTGTTCCATCAGGTGCCGAGCCTGTGGACGCTGGCGGGAGCGGCCATCGTCATCGCGTCGGGCGTCTATCTCCTGCTGAACGAGCGGCGGGAGCGGGCGCGCGAAACGCTGGAGGCGACGCTGGGGGACTGA
- a CDS encoding Tim44/TimA family putative adaptor protein, with product MLDIYTIIFLALAVFIFVRLRSVLGQRTGKERPPYDPFTPRPPAAPSSDNVVSLPERVGDAPQRPTAPVSQPLPGTFRWKGVTEEGSPLAEALDQIAAIEPDFDAKHFVEGAKSAYEMIVLAFAAGDRRTLKDLLSKDVFDGFVAAISEREGRGETMESRFVAIEKAEIIEASVRGRTGQVTLRFVSKIISATRSRDGAVVDGSADTVADVTDVWTFARELGARDPNWKLVATEAAQ from the coding sequence GTGCTCGACATCTATACGATTATCTTCCTGGCCCTCGCGGTCTTCATCTTCGTCCGGCTGCGCAGCGTGCTCGGCCAGAGGACCGGGAAGGAACGCCCGCCGTACGATCCCTTCACGCCGCGCCCGCCGGCCGCGCCTTCGTCTGACAATGTCGTGAGCCTGCCCGAGCGGGTTGGCGATGCCCCGCAGCGCCCCACGGCGCCGGTGTCCCAGCCCCTGCCCGGCACCTTCCGCTGGAAGGGCGTGACGGAGGAAGGCTCTCCGCTCGCCGAAGCGCTGGACCAGATCGCTGCCATCGAGCCGGACTTCGACGCCAAGCATTTCGTGGAAGGCGCCAAGTCCGCCTATGAGATGATCGTGCTCGCCTTTGCCGCCGGCGACCGCCGCACGCTGAAGGACCTGCTCTCCAAGGACGTGTTCGACGGCTTCGTCGCCGCCATCTCCGAGCGGGAAGGCCGCGGCGAGACCATGGAATCGCGCTTCGTCGCCATCGAGAAGGCGGAGATCATCGAGGCGAGCGTGCGCGGCCGCACCGGCCAAGTGACCCTGCGCTTCGTCTCCAAGATCATCTCCGCCACCCGCTCCCGCGACGGCGCGGTGGTGGACGGCAGCGCCGACACCGTGGCCGACGTGACCGACGTGTGGACCTTCGCCCGCGAGCTCGGTGCGCGCGACCCGAACTGGAAGCTCGTCGCCACCGAAGCCGCGCAGTAA
- a CDS encoding Smr/MutS family protein, whose product MTPRRRKRVLREDERALWEHVSRSVAPLRPRPALPAKPETPPPEEPAPPAETEGRAPKGPVLHPRKRPLAPAAPPPPPLTKIEPKVRRKLNRGADVDARLDLHGLTQAAAHRRLHLFIMDAQAAGHSLVLVITGKGDSEGLGLGLGLGWLRGGEAGRGVLRRAVPQWLSDHALRPYVVGFENAARHHGGEGALYVRIRRRRERS is encoded by the coding sequence ATGACCCCGCGGCGGCGCAAGCGCGTGCTGCGCGAGGACGAACGCGCCCTGTGGGAGCATGTCTCCCGCTCGGTGGCGCCGCTGCGTCCGCGCCCGGCGCTGCCCGCCAAGCCCGAGACGCCGCCTCCCGAGGAACCGGCGCCCCCCGCCGAGACGGAGGGCCGTGCGCCCAAGGGCCCGGTGCTCCACCCGCGCAAGCGGCCGCTGGCGCCGGCGGCACCACCGCCGCCCCCGCTGACCAAGATCGAGCCGAAGGTCCGCCGCAAGCTCAACCGGGGCGCAGATGTGGATGCGCGGCTCGACCTGCACGGCCTCACCCAGGCCGCCGCCCATCGGCGGCTGCATCTCTTCATCATGGACGCGCAGGCCGCCGGCCACAGCCTCGTGCTCGTCATCACCGGCAAGGGCGACAGCGAGGGCTTGGGGCTCGGGCTGGGCCTTGGCTGGCTGCGCGGCGGCGAGGCCGGGCGCGGCGTGCTGCGCCGGGCGGTGCCGCAATGGCTCTCGGACCACGCGCTGCGGCCCTATGTGGTGGGGTTCGAGAATGCCGCCCGCCACCATGGCGGCGAAGGCGCGCTTTATGTTCGCATCCGCCGGCGGCGGGAGCGGAGCTGA
- a CDS encoding RluA family pseudouridine synthase, whose amino-acid sequence MSQAARSEPPVSPLAARLLHRDGMVLVLDKPAGLPVHPGPKGGETLHDHLNGLRFGLPRAPELAHRLDKDTSGCLVLGRHGKALALLNRLFAEGQADKTYVAVTRGAPAEETGRIDQPLAKRSPHRGWWMQAVPKGTPGGLEAVTDWRVLARTEGLAVMALSPVTGRTHQLRAHLSHIGFPILGDSIYGGASRLPGGPMLHLHSRRIVLPVAKNGPAIDARAPLPPHMVETLTALGLESAAIEAAADTAFD is encoded by the coding sequence ATGTCCCAGGCCGCCCGTTCCGAACCGCCCGTCTCGCCTCTTGCCGCGCGCCTGCTCCATCGCGATGGCATGGTGCTGGTGCTAGACAAGCCGGCGGGCCTGCCCGTGCATCCCGGCCCCAAGGGTGGGGAGACGCTGCACGACCATCTGAACGGCCTGCGCTTCGGCCTGCCCCGCGCGCCCGAGTTGGCCCATCGGCTCGACAAGGACACCTCCGGCTGCCTCGTGCTCGGCCGTCACGGCAAGGCGCTCGCCCTGCTCAACCGCCTGTTCGCGGAGGGCCAGGCGGACAAGACCTATGTGGCGGTGACGCGGGGTGCGCCCGCCGAGGAGACGGGGCGCATCGATCAGCCGCTCGCCAAGCGCTCGCCCCACCGGGGCTGGTGGATGCAGGCGGTGCCGAAGGGCACGCCTGGTGGCCTTGAGGCGGTGACGGACTGGCGGGTGCTCGCCCGCACGGAAGGTCTCGCGGTGATGGCGCTTTCTCCGGTGACGGGACGCACGCATCAATTGCGCGCCCATCTCTCGCACATCGGTTTTCCCATTCTCGGCGACAGCATCTATGGCGGCGCCTCGCGCCTGCCCGGCGGGCCGATGCTGCATCTGCATTCCCGCCGCATCGTCCTGCCGGTGGCGAAGAACGGTCCGGCCATCGACGCCCGCGCGCCCCTGCCGCCGCACATGGTCGAGACGCTGACAGCGCTGGGGCTGGAGAGCGCCGCGATCGAGGCCGCGGCCGATACGGCGTTCGACTGA
- a CDS encoding type 1 glutamine amidotransferase has protein sequence MSAPRLLVVEGNVAEARARQVRFGGEAASEGYARLLREILPTAVVDICYPADPGANLPDSGGLAGYDGIAITGSSLNIYNGGEEIQKQIDLLRAAFTTGTPVFGSCWGLQLITTAAGGAVRKNPRGREVGFGRRIRVTDAGRDHHMYDGKPEVFEAMTVHLDEVETLPHGARLLATNDHSQVQAAEFKVGASTAWGVQYHPEYPFREMAAIFRRLSPSLVAEGFFLDEDEESAFIGDLEKLERDPANAALIWRHGVDGAVISKELRTAEIRNWIAHLVLPERARRGRG, from the coding sequence ATGTCCGCTCCCCGTCTGCTCGTTGTCGAAGGCAATGTCGCCGAAGCCCGCGCCCGTCAGGTGCGGTTCGGAGGCGAAGCGGCGAGCGAGGGCTATGCGCGGCTGCTGCGGGAAATCCTGCCCACCGCCGTCGTGGACATCTGCTATCCGGCCGACCCGGGCGCCAACCTGCCCGACAGCGGCGGCCTTGCGGGCTATGACGGCATCGCCATCACCGGCTCCTCGCTGAACATCTACAATGGCGGCGAGGAGATCCAGAAGCAGATCGACCTCCTGCGCGCCGCCTTCACCACCGGCACGCCGGTCTTCGGCAGTTGCTGGGGCCTCCAGCTCATCACCACCGCCGCCGGCGGCGCCGTGCGCAAGAACCCGCGCGGCCGCGAGGTCGGCTTCGGCCGCCGCATCCGCGTCACGGACGCCGGGCGCGACCATCACATGTATGACGGCAAGCCCGAGGTGTTCGAGGCCATGACCGTGCATCTGGACGAGGTGGAGACGCTGCCCCACGGCGCGCGGCTGCTCGCCACCAACGACCACTCTCAGGTGCAGGCGGCCGAGTTCAAGGTGGGCGCCAGCACCGCCTGGGGCGTGCAGTACCACCCCGAATATCCCTTCCGGGAAATGGCGGCCATCTTCCGCCGCCTCAGCCCCTCGCTGGTGGCCGAGGGCTTCTTCCTCGACGAGGACGAGGAAAGCGCCTTCATCGGCGACCTCGAAAAGCTGGAGCGCGACCCCGCCAACGCCGCCCTCATCTGGCGCCATGGTGTGGACGGGGCCGTCATCTCCAAGGAACTGCGCACCGCCGAAATCCGCAACTGGATCGCCCACCTCGTGCTGCCGGAACGGGCCCGCCGCGGCCGGGGGTGA
- a CDS encoding murein transglycosylase A gives MPAGAAPLAPTPVPDLAGATLQPVAYGALPGWSADDQGAAFATFLASCRALAKAPAEVGPASRPRLQPALRQACAAARRLGTPNPVLARWFFEAHFRPFAITPTASPRGFLTGYYEPEVEGSLVPGADYAVPVYARPPDLISDAPGSNKGPAYRMQNGARVPYWNRAEIEDGALAGRGLEICWLKDPVDLFFMQIQGSARVRLPDGRVIRLNYDGHNGQPYVPVGRLLIERGIVPRNEMSMDRIRAFMEADPAAGKALRRESPSFVFFKAVPLKEGEGALGAQGIGLTPGRSIAVDRTLHTYGTPVFISARLPIASPAPETPFQRLMIAQDTGSAIVGPARADLFFGAGAEAGRIAGRIRDPGDFFLLLPRFEPREAAP, from the coding sequence GTGCCCGCCGGGGCCGCGCCCCTCGCGCCGACGCCGGTGCCGGACCTTGCGGGCGCCACCCTTCAGCCGGTGGCCTATGGCGCCCTGCCCGGCTGGTCGGCCGACGACCAGGGGGCGGCCTTCGCCACCTTCCTCGCCTCCTGCCGGGCGTTGGCCAAGGCGCCCGCGGAAGTCGGTCCCGCCTCGCGGCCCCGCCTCCAGCCCGCCTTGCGGCAGGCGTGCGCCGCCGCCCGCCGGCTCGGCACCCCGAACCCGGTGCTGGCGCGGTGGTTCTTCGAGGCCCATTTCCGGCCCTTCGCCATCACTCCCACCGCCAGCCCGCGCGGCTTCCTCACCGGCTATTACGAGCCGGAGGTGGAAGGATCGCTCGTCCCCGGCGCGGACTATGCCGTCCCCGTCTATGCCCGCCCCCCGGACCTCATCAGCGACGCGCCAGGCAGCAACAAGGGCCCGGCCTACCGGATGCAGAATGGCGCCCGTGTGCCCTACTGGAACCGCGCCGAGATCGAGGACGGGGCGCTCGCCGGGCGCGGCCTCGAAATCTGCTGGCTGAAGGATCCCGTCGATCTCTTCTTCATGCAGATCCAGGGCTCGGCCCGCGTGCGCCTGCCGGACGGGCGGGTGATCCGGCTGAATTACGACGGCCATAACGGACAGCCTTATGTGCCGGTCGGCCGCCTGCTCATCGAACGCGGGATCGTGCCGCGCAACGAGATGTCCATGGACCGCATCCGCGCCTTCATGGAAGCCGACCCCGCCGCCGGAAAGGCGCTGCGGCGGGAGAGCCCCTCCTTCGTCTTCTTCAAGGCGGTGCCGCTCAAGGAGGGCGAGGGGGCGCTGGGCGCACAGGGCATTGGCCTCACCCCTGGCCGTTCCATCGCCGTGGACCGTACGCTGCACACCTATGGCACGCCTGTCTTCATCAGCGCCCGTCTTCCCATCGCGAGCCCGGCCCCCGAGACGCCCTTCCAGCGCCTGATGATCGCGCAGGACACGGGCTCGGCCATCGTCGGGCCGGCACGGGCGGACCTTTTCTTCGGCGCTGGGGCGGAAGCCGGACGCATCGCCGGGCGCATCCGCGATCCGGGCGACTTCTTCCTGCTGCTGCCGCGCTTCGAGCCCCGCGAGGCGGCGCCATGA